CCCCTCCTAAAACATATCAGATTTAATTTACCCCCGAGTCGGCTAATTTAGTGTCCTCGGTATCATCTATATTCTGATTTAGGTTTATATATACGATTTGATCGCTGGTTGGGAAACCCATATGCAATTCTTCACTTGCAACCTTTTTTATTTCTTCTAAATCACTTTTTAGTTCAGCTTGCACCTCGTTATATTGTATTTGTGCTTCTATTTCGGCTATATCGCTTTTAAGTGAATTTATTGTCGTATTGTTGTTGCTTATTATCATGTATCTTAATATTATCAAAGAAAAAATTCCGCAAATAGCGAATATTACAAAAAAGCAAGATAAAACAGACCTAAAACTTTTAGGCTTTTTTTCAATTAAAACCTTTTCTTCTACTTTTTCCTTCCGGGTGCTTTTAACCTGTGGATGTGCATTCTTAGGTTGCGCCTTTAGCTTTCTTTCCCTGTCTAAATCATAGGTGGAAATATTGCCTTTTTTCTTAGGGCGTTTCCTTAGATCCTCTACATGTTGGTCAAATTCTTTAAAGTAATCAAGTTTTCTTGCGGTCTGCGGCATTTCCTTACCCCTTTTTGTGCTTAAGTTACAAAATCTCTATTGCACGAAGCTTTGCGCTTCTGGAACGTGGATTGCTTAAAACTTCATCTTCTTCCGGAATTATCGGTTTTCTTAAAAGTATCTTTACTTTAGGTTTCAATCCGCACACACATACCGGAGCATCCGGAGGGCATGTACACGGATTAGCAAGCCCTAAAAACGCTCTTTTTACTATCCTGTCTTCAAGAGAGTGAAAAGTAATAACGGATAGTCTCCCTCCGCTTACAATTACGTCTGCAAAATCCTCTATTGCCTCTTTTAAAGACGAAAGTTCGTCGTTTACTTCTATCCTAATCGCTTGAAATGTCCTTTTTGCGGGATGCGGTCCGTTTAGTCTTGCACCTTTTGGGATGGCCGCCTTTATTATGCTTGTCAGTTCACCTGTCGTCTTAATTTCGCCGCCACTTCTTTTATCTGCTATAAATTTAGCTATTCTGGCAGCCCAGCGTTCTTCGCCGTAAGAGGATATTACCTCCCTTAACTGCCCTTCGCTATACTTGTTTATTACGTCGTAAGCCGATTTGCTCTGTGATAAGTCCATCCTCATATCAAGTTTTGCATCGCTTTGATATGAAAACCCCCTGCTTGCCTCATCTAGCTGAAAAGATGAAACTCCCAGGTCTAAAATAGCGGCATTTACCTTCTTAAAACCTTTTTCCGATATAAGCCGCTTTATGTTCTTAAAGTCGTCGTTAATAAGTACCATATTCTCTTTGTATTGAGGCAAAAATTCTAAAACCCTTTTTATGGCCTCTTCGTCTTTATCTATGCCAAGAAGAGTTCCGCCCGGAGTTATCCTTTTTAATATCTCTAGTGCGTGCCCCCCTCCGCCAAGCGTACCGTCTACAACAGTCATACCCGGCTGTAAAGACAAAATATCTAGGCTTTGGTTAAGTAGTACAGATACGTGCCCATCCATCTATCAAATACCAAGTTCAGACAACTTCTCCAAAGCACTTTCAAAATCTTCAGATTGACGTTCGTTGAATTTGTCCCAATTTTCACCAGACCAGATCTCCGCGCGGGTCATAACACCAATTATTACTGCATCATCAGATATGCCCGCGTGGTTTCTTAGCCTTTGCGGAATAAGCGCCCTTCCCTGTTTGTCCAGTTCACACTCGCATGCGCTTGCAAACAGCATGCGTAAAAAATCCTGGACCGCTTTATCCGCAATGGGTAAGGTCTTTAAACGGGATGAGAAAGTTGCCCACTCGTCTGCGCCAAAAACAAACAAGCAATTGCCGATACCCTTTGATACAATAAACTTTTCGCCTAAATCTTCCCTGAGTTTTGATGGAATAAATACCCTTCCCTTTACATCCACACTATGACGGTATTCGCCAATCAGCATTTTTCTCACCCCCTTTGCATTAAGATTACCATTTAGACCCACTTTCACCCACTATTATAATATAATTCTCCAAAAATGCAACAGTTCCTTTATTTTTTTGAAAAAATTCATAAATTAAAAACAACTATTTTAAAAATAGCTGCTTTTAATGTGTTTAAAACCCTTATTTACCAAATATTAGATTATTTTCTTTAATTTAAAGTCTAAATAGTCACACGACACAAGGGAATAGTTTACTCCGTCCAGCGGCCCGTTAAATGCACCTTTCAAACTCTTTTCGTGCAGATGCCCGTAAACCGCCTCTGAAACTTTAAACTGTGCCAAAATATCTGTAAGTTCAGAGGGGCTGTGAGTCTCGTTAAACGGCGGAAAATGAAACATAGCTACCCTTGCCCTGCTTCCTGCCTCAACTTCATCAACGGAAGCAACGGAAAGTTTTAATCGCTCTACTTCCCTGTTATATATAACTAAATCCTGGCTGGTGGCTTTGTCCATCGACATGGTCCACCCGCGTGTACCGACTATTACATAATCGCCTATAATAAAACTATTGTTTTGGAGCGCATAGGTGTTATTTGATAATATGGAATTCACTTTAGTTAAAGAACTCCACCAATAATCGTGGTTGCCGCGTAATAATATCTTTTTTCCGGGCAAAGCGCACACTTCGTCTATATCGACCTTAACTTCGTTTAACTTCATCGCCCAGCTTATGTCACCTGGGATAAGTACAACATCGCCATCTTTCACGCATTCATGCCAGCTGTCTTTAATTTTTTCCCAATGGTTGTTCCAGTTCTCCCCGAATATGTTCATGGGTTTTTCTCTAAATCCGGAAAGATGAAGGTCTGCTATTGCATAAACGCCCATTTACTTTTCTTTTCCTCTATCATAAAATTTCTCCATTATTTTAAGCAGCTCTTCCCTGCCGGTCTTATCAAGAGATGAAAAGGCAACTATATCGATCCCGGATTGTATGCCTAATTCTTTTAACATAGCATCAATATGCTGCTTTCTTTGCGCTTTTGATATCTTATCCGCTTTAGTCGCAACTAGTACAAATGGTATACAGTTATATTGCGCCCACGTAAGCATCCTCTTATCAAACCCGTTTGGTCTATGGCGGATATCCATTAATACTAATATAGCCTGCAAATGCTTGGTCGCATTAAAATAGGCCTCTACCATGCTTTCCCATGCATTTTTTTCACTTTTGGAAACTTTGGCATATCCGTATCCCGGAAGGTCTACTAAAACATTATCTTCATTTAATAAGAAAAAGTTGATAAGCCTTGTTTTGCCTGCCTCTTTGCTGACACGCGCTAATTTGCTGTTTCTACAAAGGCAGTTTATCAAAGAGGATTTCCCCGCGTTAGAGCGCCCTACTACGGCAATTTCCGGAAACCCTAAATCTAAATAGTCTTCTTGCGCGCGCATGCTTTTTACAAATCGTGCATTTTTTATTACCACTGTAACCCCTTTTATCAGTCTATCAGGCTAAG
The sequence above is drawn from the Eubacteriales bacterium genome and encodes:
- the rsmH gene encoding 16S rRNA (cytosine(1402)-N(4))-methyltransferase RsmH produces the protein MDGHVSVLLNQSLDILSLQPGMTVVDGTLGGGGHALEILKRITPGGTLLGIDKDEEAIKRVLEFLPQYKENMVLINDDFKNIKRLISEKGFKKVNAAILDLGVSSFQLDEASRGFSYQSDAKLDMRMDLSQSKSAYDVINKYSEGQLREVISSYGEERWAARIAKFIADKRSGGEIKTTGELTSIIKAAIPKGARLNGPHPAKRTFQAIRIEVNDELSSLKEAIEDFADVIVSGGRLSVITFHSLEDRIVKRAFLGLANPCTCPPDAPVCVCGLKPKVKILLRKPIIPEEDEVLSNPRSRSAKLRAIEIL
- the mraZ gene encoding division/cell wall cluster transcriptional repressor MraZ, which codes for MLIGEYRHSVDVKGRVFIPSKLREDLGEKFIVSKGIGNCLFVFGADEWATFSSRLKTLPIADKAVQDFLRMLFASACECELDKQGRALIPQRLRNHAGISDDAVIIGVMTRAEIWSGENWDKFNERQSEDFESALEKLSELGI
- a CDS encoding metallophosphoesterase, with product MGVYAIADLHLSGFREKPMNIFGENWNNHWEKIKDSWHECVKDGDVVLIPGDISWAMKLNEVKVDIDEVCALPGKKILLRGNHDYWWSSLTKVNSILSNNTYALQNNSFIIGDYVIVGTRGWTMSMDKATSQDLVIYNREVERLKLSVASVDEVEAGSRARVAMFHFPPFNETHSPSELTDILAQFKVSEAVYGHLHEKSLKGAFNGPLDGVNYSLVSCDYLDFKLKKII
- the yihA gene encoding ribosome biogenesis GTP-binding protein YihA/YsxC, giving the protein MVIKNARFVKSMRAQEDYLDLGFPEIAVVGRSNAGKSSLINCLCRNSKLARVSKEAGKTRLINFFLLNEDNVLVDLPGYGYAKVSKSEKNAWESMVEAYFNATKHLQAILVLMDIRHRPNGFDKRMLTWAQYNCIPFVLVATKADKISKAQRKQHIDAMLKELGIQSGIDIVAFSSLDKTGREELLKIMEKFYDRGKEK